Proteins co-encoded in one Cytobacillus sp. NJ13 genomic window:
- the lysS gene encoding lysine--tRNA ligase, whose amino-acid sequence MILVSQSHEELNDQLKVRREKMNSLREQGMDPFGKRFDRSHQSKELIEQYGELEKEEIEEKNVSVTLAGRIMTKRGKGKAGFAHIQDLSGQIQIYIRKDAVGEDSYAIFESADLGDIIGVSGTLFKTKVGELSVKAQEFDLLTKSLRPLPDKFHGLKDVEQRYRQRYLDLIMSEESKQTFITRSRIIQSMRRYLDSHGYLEVETPMMHSIAGGASARPFITHHNALDMELYMRIAIELHLKRLIVGGLEKVYEIGRVFRNEGVSTRHNPEFTMIELYEAYADYRDIMSLTENLIAHIAQEVLGTTTVQYGEYEVDLKPEWKRLHMVDAIKEYTGVDFWKETSKEEAQQLAKEHGVEIKDNMEYGHIVNEFFEQKVEEKLIQPTFIYGHPVEISPLAKKNEEDPRFTDRFELFIVAREHANAFTELNDPIDQRERFEAQLKEREEGNDEAHMMDDDFIEALEYGMPPTGGLGIGIDRLVMLLTNSPSIRDVLLFPLMRHR is encoded by the coding sequence ATGATTTTAGTGAGCCAGAGTCATGAAGAATTAAATGACCAGTTAAAAGTAAGACGCGAAAAAATGAACAGCTTGCGCGAACAGGGAATGGATCCTTTCGGGAAACGTTTCGACCGTTCTCACCAAAGCAAAGAATTAATTGAGCAGTACGGTGAGCTTGAAAAAGAAGAAATTGAAGAAAAGAATGTTTCTGTCACGCTGGCAGGCCGCATTATGACAAAACGCGGAAAAGGGAAAGCCGGATTCGCTCATATACAAGATCTATCAGGACAAATTCAAATCTACATCCGCAAAGATGCAGTTGGGGAAGATAGCTATGCAATCTTTGAATCTGCCGACCTGGGAGATATCATTGGGGTCAGCGGTACGCTCTTTAAAACAAAGGTAGGCGAACTGTCTGTAAAAGCGCAGGAATTTGACCTTCTGACAAAATCCCTGCGTCCGCTTCCGGATAAGTTCCACGGTCTTAAAGACGTTGAGCAGCGTTACCGCCAGCGTTACCTGGATCTAATTATGAGCGAGGAAAGCAAACAGACTTTCATCACGAGAAGCCGCATTATCCAATCCATGCGCCGCTACCTTGACAGCCATGGCTACCTTGAAGTTGAAACACCTATGATGCATTCCATTGCAGGGGGAGCATCTGCACGTCCATTTATCACTCATCATAATGCGCTGGATATGGAACTTTATATGCGTATCGCGATTGAGCTTCACCTGAAGCGCCTGATTGTGGGCGGCCTTGAAAAGGTATATGAAATTGGCCGGGTATTCCGTAATGAAGGTGTATCAACACGGCACAATCCTGAATTCACTATGATTGAATTGTACGAAGCTTATGCTGACTATAGAGATATTATGAGCCTGACAGAAAACCTTATTGCCCACATTGCCCAGGAAGTCCTTGGAACAACTACTGTGCAATACGGTGAGTATGAAGTGGATCTTAAGCCTGAATGGAAAAGGCTTCATATGGTAGATGCCATTAAGGAATACACAGGGGTAGACTTCTGGAAAGAAACAAGCAAGGAAGAAGCGCAGCAGCTTGCCAAAGAACACGGTGTTGAAATCAAAGACAATATGGAATATGGACATATTGTTAACGAATTCTTCGAGCAGAAGGTTGAAGAAAAATTAATTCAGCCTACATTCATCTATGGACATCCTGTCGAGATTTCACCGCTTGCGAAGAAAAATGAGGAAGATCCGCGCTTTACAGATCGATTTGAATTATTCATTGTAGCCCGTGAACATGCGAATGCCTTCACTGAGCTGAATGATCCGATTGACCAGCGCGAGCGTTTTGAAGCACAGCTGAAAGAACGCGAAGAGGGCAATGATGAAGCTCATATGATGGATGACGACTTCATTGAAGCTCTTGAATACGGCATGCCGCCAACTGGCGGACTTGGCATTGGGATTGACCGCCTTGTTATGCTGCTGACAAACTCTCCTTCTATTAGAGATGTTCTGTTATTCCCGTTAATGCGCCATCGTTAA
- the dusB gene encoding tRNA dihydrouridine synthase DusB, whose protein sequence is MFKIGDIEMKNRVVLAPMAGVCNSAFRLTVKEFGAGLVCAEMVSDKGIVLKNERTMNMLYIDEREKPLSLQIFGGEKETLVEAAKFVDKNTNADIIDINMGCPVPKITKCDAGAKWLLDPDKIYEMVSVVTDAVEKPVTVKMRMGWDEDHIYAVKNAQAVERAGGKAVALHGRTRVQMYEGKANWEIIREVKQSINIPLIGNGDVQTPQDAKRMLDETGCDGVMIGRAALGNPWMIYRTVKYLETGELMGEPSVREKIEVCILHLDRLISLKGEFIAVREMRKHAAWYLKGIRGNAKVRNAVNECDTREDLVTLLNALVIDAEEKERSQTQAG, encoded by the coding sequence ATGTTCAAAATTGGCGATATCGAGATGAAAAACCGTGTGGTACTGGCTCCGATGGCCGGAGTGTGCAACTCGGCTTTCCGTCTGACTGTAAAAGAATTCGGTGCCGGTCTCGTATGTGCTGAGATGGTCAGCGACAAAGGCATTGTCTTAAAAAACGAACGAACAATGAACATGCTATATATCGATGAAAGAGAAAAACCGCTAAGCCTGCAGATTTTCGGTGGCGAAAAAGAAACGCTGGTAGAAGCAGCGAAATTTGTAGATAAAAATACGAATGCAGATATCATCGACATTAACATGGGTTGCCCTGTCCCTAAGATTACCAAATGTGATGCAGGTGCCAAGTGGCTCCTTGACCCGGATAAAATTTATGAAATGGTTTCGGTTGTAACAGATGCTGTCGAAAAGCCTGTTACCGTGAAGATGCGCATGGGCTGGGATGAAGATCACATCTATGCTGTTAAAAACGCTCAGGCTGTTGAACGCGCAGGCGGCAAAGCTGTAGCCCTTCACGGACGTACGCGTGTTCAAATGTATGAAGGGAAAGCAAACTGGGAGATCATCCGCGAAGTGAAGCAGAGCATTAACATCCCGCTTATCGGAAATGGTGATGTGCAGACACCCCAGGATGCTAAGCGTATGCTCGATGAAACAGGCTGTGACGGTGTTATGATCGGACGTGCTGCGCTAGGAAACCCATGGATGATTTACCGCACAGTCAAATACCTTGAGACTGGTGAATTAATGGGCGAGCCTTCTGTACGCGAGAAAATTGAAGTGTGCATTCTTCACCTGGACCGTCTGATTTCATTAAAAGGCGAATTTATCGCTGTCCGTGAAATGAGAAAGCATGCAGCATGGTACCTTAAAGGAATCCGCGGCAATGCGAAAGTCCGCAATGCGGTCAACGAATGTGATACGAGAGAAGATCTTGTTACATTGCTGAACGCTTTAGTTATCGATGCAGAAGAAAAGGAAAGAAGCCAGACACAGGCTGGATAA
- a CDS encoding helix-turn-helix transcriptional regulator, translating to MEAEKWGRRIRAFRKLKGFTQEGFARELGVSVSILGEIERGNRMPAPALIEQIALALKVTQEELAPRQEHD from the coding sequence ATGGAAGCAGAAAAATGGGGAAGACGTATTCGCGCTTTTCGAAAGCTAAAAGGATTTACACAAGAAGGATTTGCGAGAGAACTGGGTGTATCGGTTTCGATCTTAGGTGAAATTGAAAGAGGAAACCGCATGCCTGCACCTGCTTTAATTGAGCAGATCGCTCTGGCACTTAAAGTAACACAGGAAGAATTGGCTCCCAGGCAGGAGCATGATTAA
- the folK gene encoding 2-amino-4-hydroxy-6-hydroxymethyldihydropteridine diphosphokinase has translation MKNSAFIALGSNIGSRFDHLKEAIEMIDQLPDTRVVNTSSIYETDPVGYEDQEQFLNMAIQISTGLSPCELLDACLDIELKLGRKREIHWGPRTIDLDILLYNHENIETEKLIVPHPRMHERAFVLVPLLEVDSSIRLPKMERPLISILEDIPDREGVRIWKQKNGEDVFALFES, from the coding sequence ATGAAGAATTCCGCTTTTATTGCACTTGGCTCAAATATCGGCAGCAGGTTTGATCACTTGAAGGAAGCTATTGAGATGATTGATCAGCTTCCGGATACCCGAGTGGTAAATACTTCATCTATTTACGAAACCGACCCGGTTGGTTATGAAGATCAAGAACAATTTTTAAATATGGCGATCCAAATTTCTACAGGATTAAGTCCTTGTGAATTGCTGGATGCATGCCTTGATATAGAATTAAAACTTGGGAGAAAAAGGGAAATCCATTGGGGGCCCCGGACAATAGACCTTGACATTTTGCTGTATAATCACGAAAATATTGAAACAGAGAAGCTTATTGTTCCTCATCCTCGGATGCATGAAAGAGCATTTGTCCTTGTTCCTCTTTTAGAGGTTGATTCCAGCATCAGGCTTCCGAAGATGGAGAGGCCCTTAATTTCAATACTGGAAGATATACCTGACAGAGAGGGAGTACGGATATGGAAGCAGAAAAATGGGGAAGACGTATTCGCGCTTTTCGAAAGCTAA
- the folB gene encoding dihydroneopterin aldolase — MDKIYVNRMEFYGYHGVFPEETRLGQRFAVDLTVEADLKKAGETDNLDDSINYGELYAVCKEVVEGKPYKLVEAVAEKLAAELLSRFPLILQLTVKVIKPDPPIPGHYQSVAVEITRGRS, encoded by the coding sequence ATGGATAAAATCTATGTAAACCGAATGGAGTTCTATGGCTACCATGGTGTTTTTCCGGAAGAAACACGCCTTGGACAGCGCTTTGCTGTAGACCTTACCGTGGAAGCAGACCTGAAAAAGGCGGGGGAAACAGATAATCTTGATGACTCCATTAACTATGGCGAGCTGTATGCAGTCTGCAAAGAGGTTGTGGAAGGAAAGCCCTATAAGCTGGTTGAAGCTGTAGCAGAAAAGCTGGCAGCAGAACTTCTTTCGCGTTTTCCGCTGATTCTGCAGCTGACTGTCAAAGTCATCAAGCCTGATCCGCCCATTCCTGGCCACTATCAATCAGTTGCCGTTGAAATTACGAGAGGCAGATCATGA
- the folP gene encoding dihydropteroate synthase, with product MSKTTIQCGPYTLDYGKKTMVMGILNATPDSFSDGGKYSHQDLAVKHALEMVENGADIIDVGGESTRPGFDPVLADEELKRVLPVIEAISKEVDVPISIDTYKAEVARQAIEAGAHIINDVWGAKADPQMASVAAETGAPIILMHNRKNMEYTSFFRDVMNDLYESIALVKSAGVKDENIILDPGIGFAKDLNYNLQMMRDLDKLVAIGYPVLLGTSKKRMIGTILDLPVEERTEGTGATVCYGIQKGCQIIRIHDVKEMGRMAKMMDALMGKGEYNG from the coding sequence ATGTCTAAAACAACAATTCAGTGTGGCCCATATACGTTGGATTACGGAAAGAAAACCATGGTGATGGGAATTTTGAATGCAACGCCGGATTCATTTTCAGATGGCGGCAAATACAGTCATCAGGATCTGGCAGTCAAGCATGCCCTGGAAATGGTTGAAAACGGAGCGGATATCATCGATGTCGGGGGAGAATCAACCCGTCCGGGATTTGATCCGGTGCTAGCAGACGAAGAGCTGAAGCGTGTTCTTCCTGTCATCGAGGCGATTTCAAAGGAAGTCGATGTTCCAATATCGATTGATACCTATAAAGCTGAAGTCGCCAGGCAGGCCATTGAAGCCGGAGCTCATATTATCAATGATGTCTGGGGTGCTAAAGCGGATCCTCAGATGGCATCAGTCGCAGCGGAAACGGGAGCGCCGATTATCTTAATGCATAACCGCAAAAATATGGAATACACTTCATTTTTCCGTGATGTCATGAATGACCTGTATGAAAGCATCGCGCTTGTAAAGTCTGCCGGTGTTAAGGACGAGAACATTATCCTTGACCCGGGCATCGGTTTTGCCAAAGACTTGAATTATAACCTGCAAATGATGAGAGATTTGGACAAGCTTGTTGCCATCGGGTATCCAGTGCTGCTTGGAACATCGAAAAAGCGGATGATCGGAACCATCCTGGACCTTCCGGTTGAGGAAAGGACAGAAGGGACCGGAGCCACAGTCTGCTATGGCATCCAAAAAGGGTGCCAGATCATTCGCATCCATGATGTAAAGGAAATGGGCCGAATGGCTAAAATGATGGACGCTTTAATGGGAAAAGGTGAATACAATGGATAA
- the pabC gene encoding aminodeoxychorismate lyase, translating to MYIYMNGEVIRIEQVRISPFDHGFLYGLGLFETFRVYNGHPFLLDDHLERLNRSLEVLNIDASYKRESVLEALEMLLEKNGYNNAYIRMNVSAGNGEIGLQTAPYSNPNTILFCKPLPPRSTGAEKHAVWLKIPRNTPEGTERLKSHHYLNNILAKKEAGDDPGIEGIFLTKEGFLAEGVTSNLFWINEGHLFTPSLGTGILNGITRRFVIRLAEKLGMIVQEGMYRPEAILGADEVFVTNSIQEIVPICSFDGHPMQGLSGKKTTELQLHYENHCEQLWSRNEL from the coding sequence TTGTATATTTACATGAATGGTGAAGTTATCAGGATAGAACAAGTGAGGATCTCTCCTTTTGATCATGGCTTTTTATATGGATTGGGTCTGTTTGAAACCTTCCGTGTCTACAATGGTCATCCTTTTTTACTGGATGACCATCTGGAAAGGCTGAACCGGAGCCTGGAAGTTCTGAATATCGATGCAAGCTATAAAAGAGAAAGTGTGCTCGAGGCGCTGGAGATGCTTCTCGAAAAAAACGGATACAACAATGCCTATATCCGGATGAATGTGTCAGCGGGGAATGGTGAGATAGGCCTGCAGACAGCTCCGTACTCAAACCCGAATACGATTCTCTTCTGCAAACCGCTTCCCCCAAGAAGTACTGGCGCGGAAAAGCATGCAGTATGGCTGAAGATTCCCCGCAATACACCTGAAGGGACAGAACGCCTGAAGTCCCATCATTATTTAAATAACATTCTGGCTAAAAAAGAAGCGGGTGACGACCCTGGCATAGAAGGGATATTTTTGACAAAAGAAGGCTTTTTGGCAGAAGGGGTCACTTCGAATTTATTCTGGATTAATGAAGGCCACTTATTTACGCCCTCGCTTGGTACTGGCATACTAAACGGCATTACCCGAAGATTTGTGATCAGGCTTGCAGAGAAATTGGGGATGATTGTACAGGAAGGCATGTATAGGCCGGAAGCTATATTGGGAGCAGATGAAGTTTTTGTAACGAACTCCATCCAGGAAATTGTACCGATTTGCTCGTTTGATGGCCATCCCATGCAAGGGCTTTCCGGCAAGAAAACAACAGAGCTCCAGCTTCACTATGAAAACCACTGTGAACAATTATGGAGCAGGAATGAACTGTAG
- the pabA gene encoding aminodeoxychorismate/anthranilate synthase component II — MIYMIDNYDSFTYNLVQYLGELGEELVIKRNDETSISEIGSLQPKFLMISPGPCSPNEAGISLEAIEAFAGKIPVFGVCLGHQSIAQVFGGDVVQAERLMHGKTSDIFHDGKTIFKGLPNPFPATRYHSLIVKKETLPDCLEVSAWTEEGEIMAIRHKELPVEGVQFHPESILTTAGKELLQNFIQHYKASLQTEGM, encoded by the coding sequence ATGATTTATATGATCGATAATTACGACTCTTTTACGTATAATCTCGTACAGTATCTTGGTGAATTAGGCGAAGAGCTGGTTATAAAAAGAAACGATGAAACGTCTATTTCTGAAATTGGCAGTTTGCAGCCGAAGTTCCTAATGATCTCTCCGGGGCCGTGCAGCCCGAATGAAGCAGGCATCAGCCTGGAAGCCATTGAAGCATTTGCGGGCAAAATCCCTGTTTTCGGCGTTTGTTTGGGACACCAATCAATTGCCCAAGTATTCGGCGGTGATGTTGTACAAGCAGAGCGGCTCATGCATGGAAAAACCTCTGACATTTTTCATGATGGGAAAACGATTTTTAAAGGCTTGCCCAATCCGTTTCCTGCCACCCGCTACCATTCGCTGATTGTAAAAAAGGAGACTCTGCCAGATTGCCTTGAGGTTTCGGCCTGGACGGAGGAAGGAGAAATTATGGCCATTCGCCATAAGGAACTTCCTGTGGAAGGGGTACAATTCCATCCGGAGTCGATTTTAACAACGGCCGGAAAAGAATTGCTGCAGAATTTTATTCAGCATTACAAAGCATCACTGCAAACAGAGGGGATGTAA
- the pabB gene encoding aminodeoxychorismate synthase, component I yields MKQLHIHAKKIPYTYNRFFRQYRSQSEGLAHHILLESGRGGRYSIAAFEPDAILTGKNSELEIVRDGEKQVLEGNPLHLMQEWLNQYKADKLDELPDFQGGAIGFISYDYARYIEKLPNDAQDDLQIPDIHFFIYKECFVFDHETEELWLIFLYEKGEEQAIEERVENWEQRWKNESEEPSAKAEYNQAENTLGVSMNEEEFMAAVRSIQEYISQGDVFQVNLSVCQSRPIHIQAMDVYEQLRALNPSPYMGYFHTPGYQLVSGSPELLIKKKGNTVSTRPIAGTRSRGKDHEEDLKLASELIENEKERAEHVMLVDLERNDLGRVCKYGTVTVDEFMVIEKYSHVMHIVSHVKGELTEGKTAVDIIDAVFPGGTITGAPKVRTMEIIEELEPVTRGPYTGSLGWINFSGDLELNIIIRTMLVKEGQAHVQAGAGIVIDSNPKNEYKESLKKAIALWKAKELAEQAKGDQL; encoded by the coding sequence TTGAAGCAGCTTCACATCCATGCCAAAAAAATACCTTATACATATAATCGGTTCTTCCGCCAATACCGCTCACAGTCGGAGGGATTGGCACATCATATTTTACTTGAAAGCGGACGGGGAGGCAGGTACAGTATCGCAGCTTTTGAGCCGGATGCCATTTTAACAGGCAAAAATTCAGAACTTGAAATTGTTAGAGACGGCGAAAAACAGGTGCTGGAAGGTAACCCCCTTCACTTGATGCAGGAATGGCTGAATCAATATAAAGCAGATAAGCTCGATGAACTTCCTGACTTTCAGGGAGGTGCAATCGGGTTTATCAGCTATGATTACGCACGTTATATCGAAAAGCTTCCAAATGACGCTCAAGATGATCTGCAGATACCTGATATTCATTTTTTCATTTATAAAGAATGCTTTGTCTTTGACCATGAAACCGAAGAGCTCTGGCTGATTTTCTTATACGAAAAAGGGGAAGAGCAGGCGATTGAGGAACGGGTAGAGAATTGGGAGCAGAGATGGAAGAATGAAAGTGAGGAGCCATCTGCGAAAGCGGAATACAATCAGGCTGAAAATACACTTGGTGTATCCATGAATGAAGAAGAATTCATGGCTGCCGTCAGGAGTATTCAGGAATATATTTCACAGGGAGATGTCTTCCAGGTAAATCTCTCGGTATGCCAAAGCCGCCCAATTCATATCCAGGCAATGGATGTATACGAGCAGCTGAGAGCGTTAAACCCCTCTCCATACATGGGGTATTTCCACACGCCGGGATACCAGCTTGTAAGCGGATCTCCGGAACTGCTGATTAAGAAAAAAGGAAACACCGTCAGTACGCGGCCGATTGCCGGGACAAGATCCCGCGGGAAGGACCATGAGGAGGACCTCAAACTCGCCAGTGAACTGATTGAAAATGAGAAAGAACGTGCAGAGCACGTGATGCTGGTCGATCTTGAGCGAAATGACCTGGGAAGAGTCTGCAAATATGGCACCGTTACAGTGGATGAGTTCATGGTCATTGAAAAATACTCACATGTGATGCATATCGTCTCCCATGTAAAAGGGGAGCTGACAGAGGGGAAGACTGCTGTTGATATCATCGACGCTGTGTTTCCGGGAGGGACCATTACAGGGGCCCCAAAGGTGCGGACTATGGAGATCATTGAAGAGCTTGAACCGGTCACAAGGGGGCCATACACCGGATCTCTTGGCTGGATCAATTTCAGCGGCGACCTGGAACTGAACATCATCATCCGGACGATGCTTGTTAAAGAAGGACAGGCCCATGTGCAGGCGGGTGCCGGCATTGTCATTGACTCTAATCCGAAAAATGAATACAAGGAGTCGCTGAAAAAGGCTATTGCTCTTTGGAAAGCAAAAGAACTCGCAGAACAGGCAAAAGGGGATCAGCTATGA
- the cysK gene encoding cysteine synthase A: MVRVANSIADLVGQTPIVKLNRLVDDNSADVYLKLEYMNPGSSVKDRIALAMITAAEKEGSLKPGDTIIEPTSGNTGIGLAMIAAAKGYKAVLVMPETMSMERRNLLRAYGADLVLTPGPEGMGGAIRKAQELAKENGYFVPQQFENPANPEIHRLTTGPEITEQMGDQLDAFISGIGTGGTITGAGQVLKEKYKNIKIYAVEPTDSPVLSGGKPGPHKIQGIGAGFVPDTLDTKIYDEVIQITNDEAFDYARRAAKEEGILGGISSGAAISAALKVAKELGKGKKVLAIIPSNGERYLSTPLYQFEAE, encoded by the coding sequence ATGGTACGTGTAGCAAATTCTATTGCAGACCTTGTTGGCCAGACGCCAATTGTGAAACTAAACCGTTTAGTTGATGATAATAGTGCAGATGTTTATCTAAAATTGGAGTACATGAATCCTGGCAGCAGCGTAAAAGACCGTATTGCCCTGGCAATGATCACTGCCGCAGAGAAAGAAGGAAGCCTCAAACCAGGTGATACCATTATTGAACCTACAAGCGGAAATACAGGAATCGGATTAGCGATGATTGCAGCAGCAAAAGGCTATAAAGCGGTTCTTGTCATGCCGGAGACGATGAGTATGGAGCGCCGCAATTTGCTTCGTGCTTACGGTGCCGACCTTGTACTCACACCTGGACCGGAAGGAATGGGCGGTGCGATCCGCAAGGCGCAGGAATTGGCAAAGGAAAATGGCTATTTCGTGCCTCAGCAGTTTGAAAACCCTGCGAACCCTGAAATTCACCGTTTAACAACAGGACCAGAAATCACAGAGCAAATGGGCGACCAGCTGGATGCATTCATATCCGGAATCGGTACAGGCGGAACGATTACAGGTGCCGGCCAAGTGCTTAAAGAAAAATATAAAAATATCAAAATTTACGCAGTTGAACCAACTGATTCACCTGTACTATCAGGCGGAAAGCCGGGTCCTCATAAAATCCAGGGCATTGGAGCAGGATTTGTACCGGATACGCTGGATACAAAGATTTATGATGAAGTGATTCAAATTACAAATGATGAGGCATTTGATTATGCCCGCCGCGCGGCCAAGGAAGAAGGGATCCTAGGAGGAATTTCCTCTGGTGCGGCGATCAGTGCGGCGCTAAAAGTTGCTAAAGAGCTTGGAAAAGGGAAAAAGGTTCTGGCCATTATCCCAAGTAACGGCGAGCGTTATTTAAGTACTCCTTTATACCAATTTGAAGCTGAATAA
- a CDS encoding peptidyl-prolyl cis-trans isomerase, with protein MEKRQLLMIIAGLVLLNLITLAFLLFKGDGSGEAVAKVGGDKITRQEWMSEMETKYGKSTLSELIDQKVIEEAGEKYGVKISDKAIDLELKMVKTMYGGNFTEEMSEDKWRRQIKNNLILEELLTADVSVSEEEMKSYYEQNSSQFQVPDTYHISQIIVKTKEEAEQTLKELDEGSSFSVLAMERSIDEFTAGLGGNAGYVSEDDEHIPAEVLEQVKTLKPGKWTKPIKTEDGYAVVKLHEHLKGENYSFKEVKSMIRRQIALEQMDVPVSAKPFWNEAEVEWFYGEQ; from the coding sequence TTGGAAAAGAGACAGCTTTTAATGATCATTGCCGGTTTGGTGCTGCTGAATCTTATCACATTGGCCTTTTTGCTTTTTAAAGGCGATGGCAGCGGGGAAGCAGTAGCAAAAGTCGGCGGAGACAAAATCACTCGCCAGGAATGGATGAGTGAAATGGAAACAAAATACGGGAAAAGCACATTAAGTGAATTAATTGATCAGAAGGTCATTGAAGAAGCAGGGGAAAAATACGGGGTGAAGATCTCTGATAAGGCTATAGATCTTGAACTGAAAATGGTCAAGACCATGTACGGCGGCAATTTCACCGAAGAGATGAGCGAAGACAAGTGGCGCAGGCAAATCAAAAATAATCTTATTCTTGAAGAACTGCTGACTGCCGATGTCTCCGTCTCAGAAGAAGAAATGAAGAGTTATTATGAACAAAACAGCAGCCAGTTCCAAGTTCCGGACACCTATCACATCTCTCAGATTATCGTTAAAACAAAAGAAGAAGCGGAGCAGACATTAAAGGAGCTGGATGAAGGCTCGAGCTTCTCTGTGCTGGCGATGGAACGGTCGATCGATGAATTTACCGCCGGTCTGGGGGGGAATGCAGGGTATGTCAGTGAAGATGATGAACACATACCGGCAGAAGTCCTGGAACAGGTTAAAACCCTTAAGCCCGGCAAGTGGACCAAGCCTATTAAAACGGAAGATGGATATGCCGTTGTAAAGCTTCATGAGCATTTAAAGGGAGAAAATTATTCCTTTAAAGAAGTGAAGAGCATGATTCGCCGCCAGATCGCTCTTGAGCAGATGGATGTTCCTGTCTCTGCCAAGCCCTTTTGGAATGAAGCAGAGGTTGAGTGGTTTTACGGTGAGCAGTAA
- the hslO gene encoding Hsp33 family molecular chaperone HslO, giving the protein MSDYLVKALAYDGQVRAYASRTTETVGEGQRRHYTWPTASAALGRSMTAGVMMGAMLKGDNKLTIKIEGGGPIGAILVDSNAKGEVRGYVTNPQTHFDLNEQGKLDVRRAVGTEGTLTVVKDIGMREHFTGQVPLISGELGEDFTYYFVTSEQVPSSVGVGVLVNPDNSILAAGGFILQLMPGTGEETITLIENRLKEIPPVSKLIQQGLTPEELLETILGKDNVKFLEKLPVSFTCTCSKERFANAIISLGEEEIQQMIDEDGQAEASCHFCNEKYHYTKEELEELKNEVK; this is encoded by the coding sequence ATGAGCGATTATCTAGTAAAAGCACTTGCATATGATGGACAAGTCCGTGCCTATGCATCCCGCACTACCGAAACAGTTGGGGAGGGCCAGCGCAGGCATTATACATGGCCAACCGCCTCAGCTGCATTGGGCAGATCCATGACGGCTGGTGTGATGATGGGGGCCATGCTGAAGGGCGATAACAAACTGACCATTAAAATTGAAGGCGGGGGTCCAATTGGCGCTATCCTGGTAGACAGCAATGCAAAGGGAGAAGTGCGCGGATATGTAACAAACCCGCAGACCCACTTCGATCTTAATGAACAGGGCAAGCTTGATGTGCGCCGTGCGGTCGGAACTGAAGGGACCTTGACTGTCGTGAAGGACATCGGAATGAGAGAACACTTCACAGGACAGGTTCCGCTGATTTCCGGAGAACTTGGAGAAGATTTCACTTATTACTTTGTTACTTCTGAACAGGTGCCTTCTTCCGTTGGAGTGGGTGTTCTCGTTAACCCCGACAACTCCATTCTTGCTGCTGGGGGCTTCATTCTGCAGCTTATGCCGGGAACCGGTGAAGAGACGATTACATTAATTGAAAACAGGCTAAAAGAGATCCCGCCTGTATCCAAATTGATCCAGCAGGGATTAACGCCTGAAGAGCTATTGGAAACGATCCTTGGCAAAGACAATGTGAAGTTCCTTGAGAAGCTTCCTGTATCCTTTACTTGTACATGTTCAAAAGAGCGTTTTGCCAATGCAATTATCAGCCTGGGTGAAGAGGAAATCCAGCAGATGATCGATGAAGACGGCCAGGCTGAGGCTTCCTGTCATTTCTGCAATGAGAAATACCATTACACTAAAGAAGAACTGGAAGAATTAAAGAACGAAGTAAAGTAA